From Hyalangium minutum:
GGCGGATGTTCGGGCTCATCGTCGACGGCCGGTTCTATCTGAAGACCGACGAGCTCACGCGCCCCGCCTTCGAGGCGGCCGGCTGCACGCAGTGGGTCTACGACAACGGCAAGGGCAAGCCTCCGGTCGCCATGCCCTACTTCACGCCTCCCGCCGATGCGGCCGATGACGCCCGGGAGCTGCTGCCCTGGGCGCGCCGCGCCGTCGAGGCAGCCCAGCGCGCGGCCGCGAAGAAGAAGAAGCCCTCGGGCGCCAAGAAGGCTGCGGCGAAGAAGGCCCCGGCGGCGAAGAAGGCGCCCGCGAAGAAGAAGGCCCCGGCGGCGAAGAAGAAGACCGCGCTCAAGCGGTCTTGATGGCTGCGGCGGCCTGAAGGCCCAGCTCGGCCACGGACAGCTCGCGCATCCGGAACTTCTGCACCTTCCCCGTCACGGTCATGGGGAATTCCTCCACGAACTTCCAGTAGCGCGGGATCTTGAAGGTGGAGATCTTCCCCGTGCAGAAGGTCACCAGCTCGGCCTCCGCCAGCTTCACGCCCGGCTTCGCCTTCACCCAGGCCATCACCTCTTCGCCATACTTCTCGCTCGGCACGCCGATGACTTGGGCCTCGCTCACGCCCGGGTGGGTGTGGAGGAACTCCTCGATCTCTCGCGGGTACACGTTCTCTCCACCGCGGATGATCATGTCCTTGATGCGTCCGACGATCTTCACGTACCCGTCCGCGTCCATGGTGGCCAAATCCCCGGTGTGCATCCACCCGGCCATGTCGACGGAGCTCCGAGTGGCCTCCACGTTGTTCCAGTACCCGAGCATCACGCTGTAGCCCCGCGTGCACAGCTCGCCCGGCGTGCCGCGCGGCACCACCGCGCCCGTCTCGGCGTCCACGATCTTCACCTCGATGTGAGGGTGAACGCGGCCCACGGTGGACACGCGCCGGTCCAGCGGATCATCCAGCGAGCTCTGCGTGGACACTGGCGAGGTCTCCGTCATGCCGTAGCAGATGGTGACCTCGCGCATGTTCATCCGCGACTGCACCTTCTTCATCACCTCCACCGGGCAGGGCGAGCCCGCCATGATGCCAGTGCGCAGCGACGTCAGCTCGAACTCGCCGAAGCGCGGGTGATCCAGCTCCGCGATGAACATGGTGGGCACCCCGTACAGCGAGGTGCAGCGCTCGGCCTGCACCGTCTCGAGCACTGCCAGCGGGTCGAACGCCTCCGCGGGGATGACCATGCATGAGCCATGAGAGGTGCACGCCAGGTTGCCCATCACCATCCCGAAGCAGTGGTAGAACGGCACGGGGATGCATACCCGATCCTCCGCGCTGTAGCCCACCATCTCCCCAACAAAGAACCCGTTGTTGAGCACGTTGTGGTGCGACAGCGTGGCACCCTTGGGGAAGCCCGTGGTGCCGGACGTGTACTGGATGTTGATCGGGTCATCGAACTGGAGCGAGTCCTCGCGGTCCGTCAGCGTGCGCTCGCTCACCTTCGCCCCATTGGAGAGCAGCAG
This genomic window contains:
- a CDS encoding TfoX/Sxy family protein — encoded protein: MPQMDSYTQYTLELLEPLGAVQTRFMFGGWGFSYGGRMFGLIVDGRFYLKTDELTRPAFEAAGCTQWVYDNGKGKPPVAMPYFTPPADAADDARELLPWARRAVEAAQRAAAKKKKPSGAKKAAAKKAPAAKKAPAKKKAPAAKKKTALKRS
- a CDS encoding AMP-binding protein, translated to MSFAPSYSHGTSSTPLLGETIGQNLRRTVEQHGDREALVVRSQNFRATYRQLWELTSQVARGLLAFGVAKGDRVGIWSPNRFEWVVTQYAAARIGAILVNLNPAYKTAELEYALRQSGTSVLLLARAFRQSDYRKMLEEVRSKCPELRVALVLDDDWELLLSNGAKVSERTLTDREDSLQFDDPINIQYTSGTTGFPKGATLSHHNVLNNGFFVGEMVGYSAEDRVCIPVPFYHCFGMVMGNLACTSHGSCMVIPAEAFDPLAVLETVQAERCTSLYGVPTMFIAELDHPRFGEFELTSLRTGIMAGSPCPVEVMKKVQSRMNMREVTICYGMTETSPVSTQSSLDDPLDRRVSTVGRVHPHIEVKIVDAETGAVVPRGTPGELCTRGYSVMLGYWNNVEATRSSVDMAGWMHTGDLATMDADGYVKIVGRIKDMIIRGGENVYPREIEEFLHTHPGVSEAQVIGVPSEKYGEEVMAWVKAKPGVKLAEAELVTFCTGKISTFKIPRYWKFVEEFPMTVTGKVQKFRMRELSVAELGLQAAAAIKTA